In Xiphophorus maculatus strain JP 163 A chromosome 9, X_maculatus-5.0-male, whole genome shotgun sequence, the genomic window tttatttggtCTAGAAAACATTTAGATCATTTCCAGTAATAAAAACCCTGATATTAACCAAACTTAATAAAAGAATTGatgtgtaatttgtttttttagtaaaGAGTAAGATATTTATAGCCCTACTCACTATGAAATTCAACTTAAAATAACAGACGGTGCACACAGTTTTCTTCTGTATAAATTTGTCAAGACCACACAGAATTATTTCAAGAATGTACCTCCTGTCTTTGGTAAAGCTACCAGCTGATCTTCACTCTTCTCTGTAGACAAGTCAGGCTCTTCGTAGCACTTGCTTGCTCCATGGTACGTTTTTTTACAGTCTACACAGAAAGCAAAGCTGCAGACAGAGCACATCGCTGCAGGGCTGGACTTCTCCAAGATCACAGCAGAACCGCAAGTAAGCCGAGGACAATACGTGAtgtctaaaaatgaaaagtaaaaaatgagaGATGAGGATGTGTAGTTTTCCTTTAACCCTGAAATGTATGACCTCTAATGTTTCCTTCAACAGGATAGAATAGcttatacaaaacatgttcattaaatttttttgcacaataacTCAACGTTTATACTCGCATGTAAAAACAGTTGCAAACAGATTCACCGTTATACAACCGtacaactttgaaaagcagaagtgaaacCTCCTTCACAACCAACAACAATGCAGCAAGAGGCTTCTGGATTTTAAGTCAACGAGAAAActcttgtgttttccagcagccattgtacagcgcatacagcagtaaaaccagctgaccaaacgtgctggagctcagctcaggttgctaggtaacaggcagaACTCCGTGGTTGCTAGGTAAGGGGGTGGAATgtgtgcctgctgatttgtgacgttacattcagAAGGTTTtagaaacggctcattttccagacaccaaaaacatgaacttattgtcAGAAAACTTCTGGCTGTTTTGTTCTTAAACATCCAGgttgttttcagaagcagttcagacctaaatggaagcacaaaaatgtccaaaatgtgtgttttgcataataggtctgCATTATTGATAGGCATACCAGGCATGACGTCCAGGGTAGACTGTAGCAGAAGACGATCATATCTGTGAAAGAGCTCCTCTCCTACAAGACTTTTCACCTGTAGGAGGCATTAGAGACGCACAGAAGGGAAGAAGAGGATAAAACTCTATGCATGTATGagatttatgtaattattttcaccaaaacaaacaaagaggaagaaaaatactgtaaatttaTGGCTCATTATTgctattgaaatgtttttaaaaaataacgaATACTTTCTATATTGTTGCATTAATTTTTCTACTACAtctatattttacatattagtTGAAACTATCActgttgtgacagtttggtgTGATACAAGTTTAGCTCCTCTAGCTTCTCCCAATGctaattagaaacaaccaatcagagcgaggAGGTGGGTCTTAGTGCTGATAATCACAATATGGCGCGGCTTTCCTTAagcagctagcatagcatgtCGTGAATGGTAATATTAATGTTAGTGGAGCTAATGTTAATGTTAGCTCCACTAACATTAGCGCTATAGTAGATATAGTGTTGGAATAGCCACTGATGATGGCCGATAAATggtttcctgtaacagtaagttgtttctaaaccattagcacatttagcagtgagtacatTAGGATGGCTAACCttgctaagacccgcctcctggctctgattggctatTTTTGGTCAAGAGAGGTTGAGGGCGATTTACTGTTTTGTAAGTTATATTGTATCATTGGAACATGGTGAGTATCAACATTGTTGAAGTTAGCgctgtagcattagcttccactggGTATCATCTTGGTATACCATGTTAGTGGAGCTAATGTCTATGgttagcgctttagcgttagcttccactaactgcagcatttttttaattgattttatcaGGGTGTCTCAAAATGCAGCGTACCTGTGCAGGTGTTGGCGTGGCAGAGCAGTCTACCTGAGGACAGGTAACGCCGCGGACGTTCCCCTCCGTAATCTGGGCTTTCCAGAACTCGTCGAGACAGGCCAGGCAGAAGATGTGGCCGCACTCGTACAGCTGCACGCACTCGGACCCGAGCCGGCTCGAGAAACACACGCCGCAGTCAAACGGCGTGGCGGCAAACaccttttgtttctgctctgcatcatGGATCAAAATCTGGGACAGGAGAATCTGAGACGCAGTCAAAGAGAGACCAGAGTCACTTTGGTCTTCGTTTGGAGGGACGACTTCCTGTCCGGCCGGAACAGACCCAGGAAGTTCAGATCTGTCTGCAGCTGAGGAAGAATGGTTCTGGTCAGAAGGAAGCTCCAGCAGATTGTGGATGTCCAGCTGCTTCAGGGCTTCCTCTCTCAGAAACTGGATCCAGGAGAAGAGCACCACAGCGCCCCCAGTGGCCTGGTAGAGATCTGTGAGCTGATCACTCAGGGACGTTAGCtgagacagagaaacaaaaaatatgtttaatccaTGGTTTGGAGGAGTTTTACGACGGCGTATTAAGGCCATTATACATAGAAAAGAAGGgaataaatttctgccaaaaaactcttccgtcaaatattttttagattaatctcagaaattttctcaGAAGTTTGACGATTCAAATATTTGCTAGAAAcgactcagaaatttttagatttatttcagaattttgttgtttaataaaaaacatgataaaattttaattatttttgacttatgAAACAAATTTTCTAAGTTGTTTGAAGTATTAACCGAGTCtcaaaagtccaaaatttgtcaaaatatccaattttttggtggaaatttactttacaatttttattttattttaaataaacaataacccTAATCCAATGTCGTAGTGTTTTCCTTGGAGTTTGCAGATGCTTTTCTCTGATCTTGTAGGTTTATTTTCAATGTAGACTTTGACTGGATGCAGAAAATGCTGACTAGGAATAAATTTCACACCCTCGTTTTTTGGCGCCCCTGTAGCGCAGCGCCCCACCCTATACGTTACATATAGTAcataactttttattcatttattgtgtGACTGATCCCCAGTACATTGTTTCAGACGTTTTTCCACcactgtcatttatttattacctGTGGTTGAGTCAGCCAGCAGCAGGTGAGAGTGAAGGAGGGAGGGGCGGAGGATGGGTAATCTCCAGGAAGTTCAAAGGTCAGAATCAGCGGTGGAAGGAAAGAGACGTCATACTGCCTTATCGTTCCACCTAGTcggaagaaaaaattattttacgagtcttatttgaatttgtattttgcttccacaaaaatattagaaatgttttaattctttttctgaccaaaaaagaaaaattgtaatcTTGAAGCAAGCAAATGATTGGACTTTGGGCCCGTTTCATCTTAATTGTCTCAAAAGTGGTCAAGGATTTCTTGGAAGTCGTATCTTCATGACtgacaaatgtattttgttgagGTTTTTATTAGATATTCAATTGTACAAGCTAACTTGAACGAACCACGGAGTTAAACTGCTACCGTAAAAGTCAGTGTAGAAGCGCAGCTCCACATAACATGGCACTTCTGCCCCATTTTGCTCAGTTTTCTGAACTTTACCGTGTTTTAGGAGCACAGTGAATCCCGCTGGCAGCTCCACGGAAACTCGGAATTCTCCGGCAGACTTCGACTCATTTCGGAGGAACTCTTCCGAACCAAATATGCTCTGCAGGGCGAGCAGCTCGTCTTCCTGCTCCTCCAAGTCCGTATTCATGAAGTCCAGAGACGCGAAATTATTCAGCCGCTGCTCGAAATAACAGCGAAGCagcttaaaatgtgattttttaaaaaaaactaccttcaacaaaatgattaaaaatggctgcaatgTTTAAAAATGGACTTAGTTTACATGTCAGCTGTTTACTGTGTCTCCATCAGCTTCCTGGTCCACATGAGTCCGTCCCTCTGTGGACTCGCCTTAATAAACTGCAGTCTGACGCAAGGTTCAGGAATCAGCAGTAAAAACTCCACAGCGTCACTGTGGAAACTCGTCCAGCGTGTTATCGTTTGGAAAAGGTCATTTCAATAAAAGCCACTGGATGTTTTTTGTCCCCattcataattaaaataaaggtaaaacatattttggctccgttcagtgatttataaccCAATAGGCCGTCTTATGTACCTGCAGTGATTTAATCTTTATAAGAAAGGAAACGATAACACGTGGGGCCAGTTTCCACAGTGACGCGCTGTGGAGTTTTTACTGCTGATTTCCGAACCGgtacatttcagaaaattaagCGAAAATAGGGCAGAAGTGCGATGTTATGTGGAGCTGTACggtacggagccctctaggggacatggggaattttttttcttttgcgttacctcgcaaaacttttgcgttccctcgcaatacttttgcgttacctcgcaaaacttttgcgttccctcgcaaaaccttttgcgttccctcgcaaaacttccgcgcaatacattttacattcccTCCCTTGCACTGAGAAAGCGGTTCATTTTGGAGCAGCActcaagacaaaacaaatcaacGAAACAGGTAAATAATCTTAATTCACcataaatactgtatatttagcaatatttatatatttttagcttcacttaTGACAACTATGTCAAATATGAATCGTGTCTGTTGGAAGAAAAGGTAGTTcagtacggagccctctaggggacatgaggaattttttttcttttgcgttccctcgcaaaacttttgcgttccctcgcaatactgtactggtcagttatgcagcataattgaatactgtaagcctttcttacggtgggcgccgtactttctgctttaatataaggttatgtgaggtttttccatgaatgttagtatctttttgtaaaatatctgaagttttatatctttctttagaaaggcaccacaaacctaaacagaaaccttccgtaagtaggaaagaaataaaaatacattataatttggactatttctgagttattatcgcgggtaataaatcatcttacagttttgattgtgtctctgttgtgttcgtagtctgaatggtttaaagagctgctttcagtgccgctccatctcagccttaacagacataaacatgcagtaaataaatcaattttcaatcagtgttttgcaccaaacagttaataataataaacaagttttcactgaggctctgtaagagccatatgaatgaaataagtaattattgatatgacaggagcagaggctttgacacttaggtgtgtcgacgtgggagtgacgtcaccaggtatgaatgggaaggatactggctttgtgtgttttaggaagcggtgagcggggcggtcagtccttgcaaagtttggagcataatcatcaaaatggaataaattgataattgtgacagaacaaagaaaaggtttggagttgattgatacacggacagatgagattccccgagttaacccagtgcggccctttaccatcattagtttgtcgtgtttttaataataaaaacttgttaacagtAATAACTgcttggtgcaaaacactgattgaaaattgatttatttactgcatgtttatgtctgttaaggctgagatggagcggcactgaaagcagctctttaaaccattcagactagaacacaacagagacacaatcaaaactgtcagatgatttattaaccgcgataataactcagaaatagtccaaattataatgtgtttttatttctttcctacttacggaaagtttctgtttatatcgtaggtttgtggtgcctttctatcctaaagaaagatataaaacttcagatatttcacaaaaagatactaaaattcatggaaaaacctcacataaccttatattaaagcataaagtacggcgcccaccgtaggaaaggcttacagtattcaattatgctgcataactgaccagtacagtgttgcgagggaacgcaaaagttttgcgaggtaacgcaaaggtattgcgaggtaacgcaaaagttttgcgagggaacgcaaaagttttgcgagggaacgcaaaagaaaaaaaaatccccatgtcccctagaggacTCCGTAGAGCTGCGCTTCTACACTAGCTTTTACGGTAGCAATTTAACTCCGTGGTGCGTTCATGTtcatgaattaaaacatttgtaatatcTTTGTGAAGTGAACGCCTGGACGGCAGGCGCTGTAGTTTCTGTGTATGCTTGTGTTTCATGACAGATGAATAAACATGCAGGCGATAAAAACTGAGCTGCGGTTTTCATCACTAAAGTCTCATCTGGTCTCCGCTGTGGCTCAGCTCACAGCGCTGCAGGGGAAACATGCAGCCATCAGCCTGAAAGGAGCAAATGTTCTCCATAATGTACTGTAAATAGATATTTGTTATATTactctgaataaaaataaatccgtGCCTCTGCTGAGTTGGTGTGAAATGTAACCTGCTGACCTCATCTTAGATATTTACAGAACAGAATAATTcagtgttttgctttatttattctgttgatGGTTCTAATTCCTTCATGAgagttaaaaattattaaacctGCAGAGAAAAGTCAGTTTTCATACAAGTGTGTCTTAGGGCCTCTGCacatagacaaaaacaaaaaaagaataaattctgccagaaaaaaaaacattaaaatttctaGTTTCAAGTCAAAAGTTTCCAGTCAAAAATTTCTAACctttgaaacagaaatttcatgtttttttctcaaacattaatgagattaatcttaaaattaattttttttgttgtttttttgcaaatgttcaacttttcaaactacagaagaggattagggccaccgaaaaaaaaataaatctgagattaaagtcataattcttatcagactcagaaattttctgaaaaaaaaaaaaattatgagtaatctaaaaattttggagctttttttttttttttttttaaggttttgttggctctagtggcctttaattgatagttaattgacaggaaagtggataattagagaagggaaagacatgcggcaaaggtcgccaggccgggaatcgaacctgcgacagtcgcgtcaaggactaaggcctccatatatgggttgtgcttaacccctgcgccaccacagcacaccctaAAAATTTTGGAGcttttttcaagcaaattttagacttgtatatatatatttatgtttaactGATTTGGAAGAAAACTTTCtctttgcctgattttatttcttgttacttatatgaattattgtctttttcgtccttaaaataccaaattctccatctgattatgtcattttcaaacatgaaataacGGTAATTTGATCACTCAGTACTttctaccaaatactttttttattcttacttgaataatttcttggactactttttatgtttgattaaaaaaaaatcttttgaaatattttgttacttgggacattttttaaaacatggcatTGTACAGTTCTAAAGCTCTAAAAGGCTAAAATCCTGCTCTaaaaaacttgtttcttttatacttttttaaaggaaatccagtttctttgatattttcttCGTTGACTGTTTTTTCTGTATATAATTCGCTATAAAACTTTCCgatcacttttttcttttcttcaataTTTGATACAATTTTCCCATCTTCTGACTTTagttcagaaataaaacttggattatttattattttctttaaaaagtatcATGTACATTTTCCCCCTTCTATTTCTCCCTCTCTTCTTAAAATCACTCCCTTActctttatttctgctaaaaagctcatttctatttttacttctcATTTCTTTATTATAATCCATGCCCTGTTGGTTTAAAACGTGATATCTCTGTAATCTTTTCTGCAGCCCCATCATGCGTCtctgttcttttgtctttttattttttcctgctcGTCGAAAGAAAGTCTGGGTCCTACCTTTCACCATCTCCACCGCTGTGCTCGTGTTATTTCCAGGTCTTGGAGGGTCTGCCACTCACAGTACCGCTCCTGGTACTGGCCGACCAGAACCTGGTCCTCCAGCAGGGaggtttaaaagtttaaaaacgaGACCTCATTTGGTGAGTCCGAGAGGAAGACCCTGGATTCCTCTCCGAATGAACCGAAGAGTTCCTCCAGTCTTCCTCTCTTCTCCGCCGTGTTGGTGACCTCGGAGGGTGACTCTGATGCCGGCCTCTTTGCCAGCTGGGCATCGGGTAGAGGGGGCATCATCGCTGCTGTCCCACTGCATTTCCTCAGAATCAGAGCTAGCTCTGCCTTCAGTCTGCATTCCCTCCCCTCACTGGATGTTTCGGTCTGGGGGGTCGCTTCCTTCCCCTCCCCGCTTCCCGCCATCTCCTCCAGTCAGGGGGATTGGCGGGAGATTTTAATTTCCTGGCCCAGCGGCGTCAATTTGCTCGTTTACCTTTTCCGTTcctgtttcttttcctcttttcagtttattagcaaattattttttacagtctCTGAACAGGTGGTCCTGGTCGCCACACAGATTACATTTTTGCCAGTTTGTACATTCGTCAACAGCGTGTTCCACTTCCCTACATTTTTCACCAAAAACCTTATCACATGCTTCGGCCAGATGACCATATTCGCCGCATTTGCGGCACAATTTCGGTTGGCCCTAATAGTGGATACAGCCTCTGTTCTCCCAAAGGACTATCATGGATGGGAGAAGCTTCAGGCCCTGGAAGCCTTGGGGGTCTTCCCATTGCTTAATGGGGGCCCGCCAAGCGCAGCTCCAGATGCCGTCCGCATCCCGCACCTTCATAGCCTGGCCTCTCACAGTGCAATATCTACCCAGCCACAGTCTCTTTGAACATCCTGACAATCACCGTTTTCAGGgagttgtcagtcagtttctcaacgtcaaaaactgaaaactgggGTTTCGCGTTTTCAAAACGTGTCCAAAATTCTTTTAATAAAGCACCGGAACCAAAGCTTGCGTCGTATCCTCTGTTGAAAGGCAGGGTGAGGATACAATTCAGGTCATCTGGCTGAAACTTCAACCTTTGCTGGACCAATTTTCTGGAGACGTGCAATCTCGACATACCTGTTGACTGTCGTATCTCCTGTTTTAGGAGAATAATTTAACACGGACCAACTGTGTCTTGACGTTATTCTCCACTTTATTGAACCCCCTCTTCAGACGCAAGACGTCCAACCCCGTGATCCCCCACACACAATCCTATTGGTCTACTGTACTTTCTGTAACATAACCTGCGTAAAGCATTAACCCTTAATGCACTGTACTCAGATACACCACATTGACTAACCTTGTTCATTGAATAAAAAGCGAACACTGTGGTGCCTCCGCCTGCCGGTATGGCTAGCCGCCATGGTGGAGGCACCACCAGTTAAAGCTAAGACCTTTactaaaaattaataaataaataaaaccaaacacacaaatatatacaaaacTAAAATAGGAAGAGATATTTTCCACTATTCAGTGGTCAATATCTCAACCAGGGACAAAATTGAATGAACCTCTAAATCAGTGGTAACACTCAAGTCACAAAGACTACCGCCATCACCACCCATGGAGGGGACCGCTGTCTTAGCCAAAAGGCCGA contains:
- the LOC111609723 gene encoding E3 ubiquitin-protein ligase RNF14-like is translated as MNTDLEEQEDELLALQSIFGSEEFLRNESKSAGEFRVSVELPAGFTVLLKHGGTIRQYDVSFLPPLILTFELPGDYPSSAPPSFTLTCCWLTQPQLTSLSDQLTDLYQATGGAVVLFSWIQFLREEALKQLDIHNLLELPSDQNHSSSAADRSELPGSVPAGQEVVPPNEDQSDSGLSLTASQILLSQILIHDAEQKQKVFAATPFDCGVCFSSRLGSECVQLYECGHIFCLACLDEFWKAQITEGNVRGVTCPQVDCSATPTPAQVKSLVGEELFHRYDRLLLQSTLDVMPDITYCPRLTCGSAVILEKSSPAAMCSVCSFAFCVDCKKTYHGASKCYEEPDLSTEKSEDQLVALPKTGEGIQALMENYAKGGKRKRRLLENRYGRKLFVYTFEKHVSDKWITTNTRPCPHCFSPIQKDGGCHHMFCTHCKRKFTWQ